The nucleotide sequence ATATGATATTTTATAAGGTTTGTAATATGCGAGATTTGTTTTTTTGACAATTTCAAATCTTTTAAAATAGGTACAGCAAGCTTTGAGCCGACATCATCATGCTTTATAAACCTATGTCGCTCTGTATCTTCTTCAATCGTCCAAGTTTGAGGCTTACCTATATCATGCAAAAAAGCGGAAAGCTTTAAATAGCCAAGGTTTGAAGTTACGCCATAGTCAATTTTGTCCAAATAAGATTTTGTATCAACATTAGCTTCTTTATATTTCTGCTGAACTTGTCTAACAGACTCGACCGAATGATGAAACAAATCCAAATGATGATGCAGGTTTGGCGGCACTTTTTTTACATCTTTCATTATAGGAAAAAGTATATCAACAAGCCCTATTTCATCCATTTTTAAAATCGCATCATCAGCCCTAAAGCCCTCAAACAACTTCAAAAGTTCAGTTGCAATTCTTTCTTTTGCACTGTTATTAATTAATAAAACATGTTTTTTGGTAATTTTAAAAAGTTCATCATCAATTTCAAAACCAAGCTTTGAATAAAATCTATACACTCTCAAAATTCGTAAAGGGTCATCTACAAAATTGCCCTCTGAAATCCCTCGAATAACCTTGTTTTTAATATCTTGAATGCCACCTGATATATCAACGAATTCAGCTTTTTTAATATCGTATGCGACAGAATTTAAAGCCAAATCTCTGCGTTTCAAGTCTTTTTCAAGGTCATTTTCGACAGGAGAAGTAATATCCAAATAATTGATTTTGTCTTTTAAAACGATTCTATATATTTTATTAACTTCGTCTAACGGCACAAAATAAGCGTCAAGCTTGTCTGCCAAAAATTGCGAAACACCTCTTACATCATCACAATCAACAATCAAGTCCCTATCAACACTCACCTTACCCATTAAAGCA is from Candidatus Gastranaerophilales bacterium and encodes:
- a CDS encoding HD domain-containing protein, whose translation is MEKAKNIIENDEILNSVKKYVDKGNIYVVGGYVRDALMGKVSVDRDLIVDCDDVRGVSQFLADKLDAYFVPLDEVNKIYRIVLKDKINYLDITSPVENDLEKDLKRRDLALNSVAYDIKKAEFVDISGGIQDIKNKVIRGISEGNFVDDPLRILRVYRFYSKLGFEIDDELFKITKKHVLLINNSAKERIATELLKLFEGFRADDAILKMDEIGLVDILFPIMKDVKKVPPNLHHHLDLFHHSVESVRQVQQKYKEANVDTKSYLDKIDYGVTSNLGYLKLSAFLHDIGKPQTWTIEEDTERHRFIKHDDVGSKLAVPILKDLKLSKKQISHITNLIKYHIYPSTLTNQGEVSYKAQMRFFRKMEGSVVEVIFLAMADRLSARGVEITDEIVEKNISGLKNLLNIYMQTKEEIKPLPKLLNGKEIMELLKIPQSKVLGEIIKQLKEAQISGDVETREDAISFVKNINA